Proteins from one Bifidobacterium sp. ESL0732 genomic window:
- a CDS encoding tRNA pseudouridine synthase A produces MRLRIDLAYDGGGFHGWAKQPGLRTVQGVVEDALHTVLRVPAEDADEPLRLVVAGRTDTGVHAAHQVCHLDVGEQALERCVGHMEVSPVEALRRRLVHDLPDDISLHNVGVAPAGFDARFSASERTYVYRIADGARPADPRLRGFVWNLEDTLDIPAMNEAAAMTIGLHDFGSFATPNPGGTTIREVKQALWRRIPVMGIYGNAIGSYRDESEHATKANEKTYDKCKGTDSSVDNNTDSNENLNSAQSDNAAVSMGDKQCVIFPRGDASEHKSEEAQTYTVPSLESGLVCFTIVADAFAHNMVRSLVNACVQVGRHRKSLDWFAQKMANPVREGSTGPIAACGLTLEHVAYPPDDELAERAQAIRARRTLD; encoded by the coding sequence ATGAGATTACGAATTGACTTGGCATATGACGGCGGCGGTTTCCATGGCTGGGCGAAGCAGCCCGGCCTTCGTACCGTGCAGGGGGTCGTGGAAGACGCGCTGCACACGGTTTTGCGCGTGCCGGCTGAAGATGCTGACGAACCGTTGCGGCTGGTCGTCGCTGGGCGTACCGATACCGGCGTGCATGCCGCTCATCAGGTCTGCCATTTGGACGTGGGGGAGCAGGCGCTTGAGCGTTGCGTCGGGCACATGGAAGTGTCGCCTGTCGAAGCGCTGCGTCGTCGTCTGGTTCATGATTTACCGGATGATATTTCTTTGCATAATGTCGGTGTCGCCCCCGCTGGTTTCGACGCGCGCTTCTCGGCATCGGAACGTACGTACGTCTACCGGATTGCCGACGGAGCAAGACCTGCCGATCCGAGATTGCGCGGCTTCGTCTGGAATCTTGAGGATACGCTTGACATTCCAGCAATGAACGAGGCTGCGGCCATGACCATCGGCTTGCACGATTTTGGTTCCTTCGCCACCCCGAATCCAGGTGGTACTACGATCCGCGAGGTCAAGCAAGCTCTATGGCGACGTATACCCGTGATGGGAATATACGGCAATGCTATCGGTTCTTATCGAGACGAATCTGAACATGCTACCAAGGCAAACGAGAAAACGTACGATAAGTGCAAAGGTACGGATTCCAGTGTCGATAACAATACTGACAGCAATGAAAATCTAAACAGTGCCCAAAGTGACAACGCCGCAGTGTCGATGGGTGATAAGCAGTGTGTGATCTTCCCGCGTGGCGATGCTTCCGAGCACAAGTCTGAAGAAGCCCAAACCTACACCGTTCCGTCGCTCGAATCAGGTTTGGTTTGTTTCACCATCGTGGCCGATGCTTTCGCGCACAACATGGTGCGTTCGCTGGTCAACGCGTGCGTGCAGGTCGGTCGGCATCGCAAGTCGCTGGATTGGTTCGCGCAGAAGATGGCCAATCCAGTGCGTGAGGGATCGACCGGCCCGATAGCCGCCTGCGGTCTCACGCTGGAACACGTCGCCTATCCGCCGGATGACGAACTGGCAGAACGGGCTCAAGCTATCCGTGCCCGCCGCACGCTTGATTAA
- the rbfA gene encoding 30S ribosome-binding factor RbfA translates to MAGTNPRAARIAALIQRVIASSMERTLHDKRLNGVTITDVRVTGDLQIARVYWTQLGQEGKAEGERKRAEQALKQATGRLRSLVGAKSGLRLTPQLQFIYDEVPSEAHEIEDILVTARKRDEEIDKARETAKYAGDENPYVEPRKKKTAADFEDDGVEEE, encoded by the coding sequence ATGGCAGGAACCAATCCACGGGCCGCGCGTATCGCGGCATTGATCCAGCGCGTCATCGCCTCGTCGATGGAACGCACTTTGCATGACAAGCGCCTCAACGGTGTCACCATCACCGACGTGCGCGTTACCGGCGATTTGCAGATCGCACGCGTCTACTGGACCCAGCTCGGCCAGGAGGGCAAGGCCGAAGGGGAGCGCAAGCGTGCCGAGCAGGCGCTAAAGCAGGCCACAGGAAGGCTCCGTTCGTTGGTCGGCGCCAAGTCCGGGCTGCGGCTGACCCCGCAGCTGCAATTCATCTACGACGAGGTGCCGAGCGAGGCGCACGAGATCGAGGACATTCTGGTCACCGCACGCAAGCGCGATGAGGAAATCGACAAGGCCCGCGAGACGGCAAAGTATGCCGGGGATGAAAATCCGTATGTCGAGCCGCGCAAGAAGAAGACCGCCGCCGATTTTGAGGATGATGGTGTCGAAGAAGAGTAA
- the nusA gene encoding transcription termination factor NusA, which translates to MELDLTGIHQLAAGQGIDSETLDNALSEALLLAYSKTPHAAKHARVELDDRAGTFTIWARDEKPVEPTEEDPHPRPELGEEYDDTPHDFGRLAASTARQVIRQLFRDAEDERVLGAFAGQKGKLITGVIQQDTKDPANVHVAVGDVEAILPKREQVPGEHYRHGDRLRVYVVTVGRGLKGPEIVVSRSHPELVRKLFEREVPELVSGAVSIMAIAREAGARTKIAVRANTEGVNPKGALIGPGGARVRAVMENLGPEKIDIVDWSKDPAKFVGSALSPAVATGVDIVSEKNKTAIAYIHDDQLSLAIGKEGQNARLAAKLTGWKIGIESSEAHTAALAQAAAKAAEEGKTAGNEQ; encoded by the coding sequence ATGGAACTGGACCTGACAGGTATTCATCAGCTCGCGGCGGGGCAGGGAATCGATTCTGAAACACTTGACAACGCACTTTCTGAAGCGTTGCTATTGGCTTATAGCAAAACACCACATGCGGCAAAGCACGCCCGCGTCGAACTTGACGATCGCGCCGGTACCTTCACCATCTGGGCGCGGGACGAAAAGCCTGTGGAACCCACCGAGGAGGACCCGCACCCGCGTCCGGAACTCGGTGAGGAATACGATGATACGCCGCACGATTTCGGTCGTCTGGCGGCTTCGACGGCCCGCCAGGTGATTCGTCAGCTCTTCCGTGATGCGGAGGACGAGCGTGTGCTCGGCGCCTTCGCCGGCCAGAAGGGCAAGCTCATCACCGGCGTCATCCAGCAGGACACGAAGGATCCGGCCAATGTGCATGTCGCCGTGGGTGATGTCGAGGCGATTCTTCCCAAGCGCGAGCAGGTGCCGGGCGAGCATTATCGTCACGGCGACCGTCTGCGCGTCTATGTCGTCACCGTCGGCCGTGGCCTGAAGGGTCCCGAAATCGTCGTGTCGCGTTCGCACCCTGAGCTGGTGCGCAAGCTTTTCGAGCGTGAGGTGCCCGAGCTGGTCAGCGGCGCGGTCTCGATCATGGCCATCGCCCGTGAGGCAGGCGCCCGTACGAAGATCGCCGTTCGTGCCAACACCGAAGGCGTCAACCCCAAGGGTGCTCTGATCGGCCCCGGCGGCGCTCGCGTGCGTGCGGTGATGGAAAATCTCGGACCTGAAAAGATCGATATCGTCGACTGGTCGAAGGACCCGGCCAAGTTCGTCGGTTCGGCGCTTTCGCCGGCCGTCGCCACCGGTGTCGACATCGTCAGTGAGAAGAACAAGACGGCCATCGCCTACATCCACGACGACCAGCTTTCGCTCGCCATCGGCAAGGAAGGCCAGAACGCCCGTCTAGCCGCCAAACTCACCGGTTGGAAGATCGGTATCGAGTCCAGCGAGGCCCATACTGCAGCTCTGGCTCAGGCCGCGGCAAAGGCGGCCGAAGAGGGCAAAACGGCAGGAAACGAACAATAG
- a CDS encoding tRNA pseudouridine(55) synthase TruB has translation MSKKSKQPEFSGLVVVDKPLGVTSHDVVAAVRGALHMRRVGHAGTLDPQASGVLVIGFGHGTRLLNYIVDHTKTYEATIRLGQTSTTDDLEGDITTVASVRLADGSSQYLGSGQHSGMGNVRALTLRQIEQTIKEHLTGEIEQVPSSYSAVRVNGRHAYELARQGKEVELDARPVTISEFTVLSAHNVEAVNNENEMTASVAPIVDVDVRISCSTGTYIRSLGRDLGELLGVGGYLTRLRRTRVGKFDLTDPQLADRVVTAHPEPHTFTNREGITLTLNRAVLDVDADELKRRSLTMLEAAQRTMPVLPITQHDAAELRYGRRLKMNLTQAVGKAPEIVEANGDTAKVSGDVVTSTARSASPIQFAAAYVPEIGDVVAILETANAHEVKSALVFPERQ, from the coding sequence GTGTCGAAGAAGAGTAAACAGCCAGAATTCTCCGGGTTGGTGGTCGTTGACAAGCCGCTCGGCGTGACCAGCCACGACGTGGTGGCGGCCGTGCGCGGGGCATTGCATATGCGTCGCGTCGGTCATGCGGGCACGCTCGATCCTCAGGCTTCGGGAGTCTTGGTCATCGGTTTCGGCCACGGCACACGCCTGCTCAACTACATCGTCGACCATACGAAGACCTACGAAGCCACGATCCGCCTCGGCCAGACGAGCACCACCGACGATTTGGAAGGCGACATCACGACGGTTGCTTCGGTACGGCTGGCGGATGGCTCGTCCCAATATTTAGGCAGTGGTCAACATAGTGGTATGGGCAACGTGCGTGCGTTGACGCTCCGGCAGATTGAGCAAACCATCAAGGAACATCTGACCGGTGAAATCGAGCAGGTGCCGAGTTCCTATTCCGCAGTCCGTGTCAATGGCCGTCACGCCTACGAATTGGCTCGACAAGGCAAAGAAGTGGAACTTGACGCACGTCCAGTCACCATCAGTGAGTTTACTGTGTTGAGCGCTCACAATGTTGAGGCTGTGAATAACGAAAATGAGATGACAGCGTCAGTGGCTCCGATCGTTGACGTAGACGTACGCATCAGTTGTTCAACGGGCACGTATATCCGTTCTCTTGGGCGCGATTTGGGCGAGCTTTTGGGCGTTGGTGGCTACTTGACGAGATTGCGCCGCACGCGGGTCGGCAAGTTTGATCTGACAGATCCACAATTGGCAGACCGTGTGGTCACGGCACACCCCGAACCACACACGTTCACTAATCGTGAGGGCATAACGCTAACCCTGAACAGAGCCGTGCTGGACGTCGATGCCGACGAGCTGAAACGTCGCTCTCTGACGATGTTGGAGGCCGCGCAACGCACGATGCCGGTGCTTCCGATTACGCAACACGATGCCGCTGAGCTTCGTTACGGCCGTCGTCTGAAGATGAACTTGACTCAAGCTGTTGGTAAAGCTCCTGAAATCGTGGAAGCAAACGGTGATACAGCCAAAGTGTCCGGCGATGTAGTCACGTCCACTGCGAGGTCTGCATCGCCCATTCAGTTTGCAGCCGCTTACGTTCCCGAAATCGGCGATGTCGTGGCAATTCTGGAGACGGCCAACGCCCACGAGGTCAAGTCGGCATTGGTTTTTCCAGAGAGGCAGTAG